A section of the Apostichopus japonicus isolate 1M-3 chromosome 1, ASM3797524v1, whole genome shotgun sequence genome encodes:
- the LOC139982820 gene encoding neuronal acetylcholine receptor subunit alpha-9-like isoform X2, translated as MAFLLSLRRGITFFCFIGVQCCLLSQTAGAEFRLIRLEEELRGHIFNNYSILQRPVSDVTNIVTIKMALFFVSVHNLVEKDQVLTSASWLEFRWNDPRLTWRPDDFNGIETLTISTAEVWLPKLLVTNAIEFFPFDKQVCPFFFAFQNQPDTFSVLEVFKGDLLAGFTSAQWQLLDLTWNTTYGHLPSLTPDEPLNRHTVASFYLHLERKSQFYITALLIPSTLLTFLGYITYLAPPNGGERLSLSVSMVLGLTIFQLLMSDLLPITDKQSHFGFHLFVNFVFVALSLPLALININICSGEARFSRLKKDNTCIRHLLLEHLPRLLFVVPLSQRLKRKQRGLKVAPEKNFGEEEEDKQEENNGTVTKEKGEDDVKKEELIEAWLLALVMDRIFFIIFVVAHLVRLPLLAKTILWSRGR; from the exons ATGGCTTTCTTGTTGTCTTTGAGAAGAGGAAttactttcttttgttttattggaGTTCAGTGTTGTTTGCTGTCACAGACTGCAG GAGCGGAATTTCGGCTGATAAGGTTAGAAGAGGAGCTGAGAGGACATATCTTTAATAATTATTCAATCTTACAGAGGCCAGTGAGTGACGTCACAAACATCGTCACCATCAAAATGGCGCTATTTTTTGTCTCGGTGCACAACTTG GTTGAAAAAGACCAAGTTCTTACCTCAGCTTCCTGGTTGGAGTTT AGATGGAATGATCCGCGTTTAACTTGGAGACCAGACGATTTCAACGGAATAGAAACTCTCACCATAAGTACAGCAGAAGTTTGGCTTCCAAAACTTCTAGTTACGAATGC CATCGAATTTTTCCCATTCGATAAACAAGTTTGTCCGTTTTTCTTCGCTTTTCAAAACCAACCGGATACATTTTCTGTTctagaagttttcaaaggtGACCTTTTAGCTGGCTTCACTTCCGCTCAGTGGCAATTGTTGGACTTAACATGGAATACCACTTATGGTCATCTTCCTAGTCTGACACCGGACGAACCGTTAAACCGTCATACCGTGGCGTCGTTTTACCTCCATTTGGAGAGAAAATCACAATTTTACATCACTGCACTCCTTATCCCTTCGACGTTACTAACTTTCCTGGGGTATATAACTTATCTGGCGCCACCTAACGGCGGCGAGCGATTATCGTTAAGTGTATCGATGGTTCTCGGTTTGACGATTTTTCAATTGCTTATGTCTGATCTGCTTCCTATAACCGATAAACAGTCACATTTCGGGTTTCATCTTTTCGTCAACTTTGTCTTCGTCGCTTTGAGCCTCCCACTCGCcttaataaatataaacatcTGCAGCGGGGAGGCAAGATTCAGCCGTCTCAAGAAAGACAATACGTGCATCCGTCATTTACTGCTAGAGCATCTTCCTCGGCTTTTGTTTGTGGTGCCACTTTCCCAAAGATTGAAAAGGAAACAGAGAGGCCTGAAGGTTGCACCGGAGAAGAACtttggagaagaagaagaagataagCAGGAAGAGAATAATGGAACAGTAACTAAAGAAAAGGGAGAAGATGATGTCAAAAAAGAG GAATTGATAGAAGCCTGGCTCCTAGCCCTAGTCATGGATCGCATTTTCTTTATCATATTTGTTGTAGCGCATTTGGTTCGACTCCCTCTTCTCGCAAAGACAATTTTATGGTCAAGAGGAAGATGA
- the LOC139982820 gene encoding neuronal acetylcholine receptor subunit alpha-9-like isoform X1: protein MAFLLSLRRGITFFCFIGVQCCLLSQTAGAEFRLIRLEEELRGHIFNNYSILQRPVSDVTNIVTIKMALFFVSVHNLVEKDQVLTSASWLEFRWNDPRLTWRPDDFNGIETLTISTAEVWLPKLLVTNAIDSTDQNVIDREKGQILLQHDGVINLGMPFQQSTVCPLDIEFFPFDKQVCPFFFAFQNQPDTFSVLEVFKGDLLAGFTSAQWQLLDLTWNTTYGHLPSLTPDEPLNRHTVASFYLHLERKSQFYITALLIPSTLLTFLGYITYLAPPNGGERLSLSVSMVLGLTIFQLLMSDLLPITDKQSHFGFHLFVNFVFVALSLPLALININICSGEARFSRLKKDNTCIRHLLLEHLPRLLFVVPLSQRLKRKQRGLKVAPEKNFGEEEEDKQEENNGTVTKEKGEDDVKKEELIEAWLLALVMDRIFFIIFVVAHLVRLPLLAKTILWSRGR from the exons ATGGCTTTCTTGTTGTCTTTGAGAAGAGGAAttactttcttttgttttattggaGTTCAGTGTTGTTTGCTGTCACAGACTGCAG GAGCGGAATTTCGGCTGATAAGGTTAGAAGAGGAGCTGAGAGGACATATCTTTAATAATTATTCAATCTTACAGAGGCCAGTGAGTGACGTCACAAACATCGTCACCATCAAAATGGCGCTATTTTTTGTCTCGGTGCACAACTTG GTTGAAAAAGACCAAGTTCTTACCTCAGCTTCCTGGTTGGAGTTT AGATGGAATGATCCGCGTTTAACTTGGAGACCAGACGATTTCAACGGAATAGAAACTCTCACCATAAGTACAGCAGAAGTTTGGCTTCCAAAACTTCTAGTTACGAATGC AATCGATTCAACGGATCAAAATGTTATCGATCGCGAAAAGGGTCAAATACTTCTACAGCACGACGGTGTAATCAACCTTGGGATGCCATTCCAGCAATCGACTGTCTGTCCTTTGGA CATCGAATTTTTCCCATTCGATAAACAAGTTTGTCCGTTTTTCTTCGCTTTTCAAAACCAACCGGATACATTTTCTGTTctagaagttttcaaaggtGACCTTTTAGCTGGCTTCACTTCCGCTCAGTGGCAATTGTTGGACTTAACATGGAATACCACTTATGGTCATCTTCCTAGTCTGACACCGGACGAACCGTTAAACCGTCATACCGTGGCGTCGTTTTACCTCCATTTGGAGAGAAAATCACAATTTTACATCACTGCACTCCTTATCCCTTCGACGTTACTAACTTTCCTGGGGTATATAACTTATCTGGCGCCACCTAACGGCGGCGAGCGATTATCGTTAAGTGTATCGATGGTTCTCGGTTTGACGATTTTTCAATTGCTTATGTCTGATCTGCTTCCTATAACCGATAAACAGTCACATTTCGGGTTTCATCTTTTCGTCAACTTTGTCTTCGTCGCTTTGAGCCTCCCACTCGCcttaataaatataaacatcTGCAGCGGGGAGGCAAGATTCAGCCGTCTCAAGAAAGACAATACGTGCATCCGTCATTTACTGCTAGAGCATCTTCCTCGGCTTTTGTTTGTGGTGCCACTTTCCCAAAGATTGAAAAGGAAACAGAGAGGCCTGAAGGTTGCACCGGAGAAGAACtttggagaagaagaagaagataagCAGGAAGAGAATAATGGAACAGTAACTAAAGAAAAGGGAGAAGATGATGTCAAAAAAGAG GAATTGATAGAAGCCTGGCTCCTAGCCCTAGTCATGGATCGCATTTTCTTTATCATATTTGTTGTAGCGCATTTGGTTCGACTCCCTCTTCTCGCAAAGACAATTTTATGGTCAAGAGGAAGATGA
- the LOC139978327 gene encoding uncharacterized protein: MEPHWLLLCLVVFDGWTIARTSTIGTVSIQGSPTLEVMEDVAYSRIEFRAEANGAVKYGDLEIVYTIDDVSGMPDVEPGFDFTPSLGAFPNTFTVTIQEGATESNLFVLQVIDDCHVEDEEVLRFAPLATVAYTTNGDLYSVMADMLDVTISEGTADTESIEIQITPENPDLGIVIFEGETNAVIPITGFECRSVDPRALPIEVTCTATLTQTDPTNGLPLTNADFIISEVVQLAPDDGSFTIQINDDTVIEEPEVYHVGFKEAGCGTGNAVLVNDRKTEPFTIIDNDDEIFYGIVSPASIGRKESSDVNVYAITTQIDTDTTIVGNNAVCPFKVQLPPFCKSTDLTCDPSDVYGTNTVFRRPKRESRGRFGSYIITAAYSTPQSIPVFVLPTSDVLKPIRGPTITINDGEDVVIGVDFSSFTRELRWKFNGKELPKFSGKCHFEIKKAKYGTHDGYYEVTRVQRRDSGWRTIIRLIIRQCSACQFIGASSDCTDLGSPTTTCKCYNGGVCPSTFGGTDDWKCVCPLGFYGKRCATVYPGNIRIGPPAKGLTCRDLDKGISRDCRGVLFCYADPLGCLCARGYWGEKCDRVCPNGRFGASCLQRCNCVGPWDSCDPKTGVCKSGQCKTGFDGANCQVVE, from the exons ATGGAACCGCATTGGCTTCTGTTGTGTTTGGTTGTTTTCGATGGATGGACTATTGCTCGGACTAGCACTATAG GCACAGTGTCCATTCAAGGGTCACCAACACTCGAGGTTATGGAGGACGTCGCTTACAGTCGAATCGAGTTTAGAGCAGAGGCTAACGGTGCTGTCAAATATGGCGACTTGGAGATAG TATATACCATTGACGATGTATCCGGAATGCCAGATGTGGAACCTGGTTTCGACTTCACGCCCTCATTGGGGGCGTTTCCCAACACGTTCACTGTAACGATCCAAGAAGGAGCTACAGAGAGCAATCTGTTTGTACTTCAAGTCATAGATGATTGTCACGTTGAAGATGAAGAGGTACTTCGATTCGCCCCGTTAGCTACCGTTGCCTATACGACCAACGGCGATCTTTATTCGGTCATGGCAGATATGCTTGACGTCACAATCAGCGAAGGAACAGCTG ATACGGAGTCAATCGAGATCCAGATAACTCCTGAAAATCCTGATCTTGGTATAGTGATCTTTGAAGGCGAGACAAATGCAGTGATACCTATAACAGGCTTCGAGTGCCGCAGCGTAGACCCGAGAGCATTGCCAATCGAAGTCACATGTACTGCAA CTCTTACACAGACAGATCCAACTAACGGTCTACCTTTAACTAATGCTGACTTCATCATTTCTGAGGTTGTCCAGTTAGCTCCCGACGATGGAAGTTTCACAATCCAAATTAATGATGACACTGTGATTGAAGAACCCGAAGTGTATCATGTCGGATTCAAAGAGGCTGGATGTGGTACAGGCAATGCAGTTCTTGTAAATGATAGAAAAACAGAACCATTTACCATAATTGATAACG ATGACGAGATATTTTATGGTATCGTTAGCCCGGCAAGCATTGGTCGCAAAGAGTCAAGTGATGTTAATGTTTACGCGATTACGACTCAGATTGACACAGATACGACCATTGTGGGTAATAATGCCGTGTGTCCTTTTAAGGTCCAATTACCGCCTTTTTGTAAATCTACCGACCTGACCTGCGACCCAAGCGATGTCTATGGAACTAACACCGTATTTCGTCGACCTAAAAGGGAGTCTCGCGGTCGTTTTGGAAGTTACATCATAACTGCTGCTTACAGTACTCCTCAGTCCATACCGGTGTTCGTTTTACCAACCAGTG ATGTACTAAAACCCATTCGCGGTCCAACCATTACGATCAATGATGGCGAAGACGTGGTTATCGGGGTTGACTTTTCTTCATTCACCCGGGAGTTGAGATGGAAATTTAATGGGAAGGAGTTACCGAAATTTAGTGGTAAATGTcactttgaaataaagaaagctAAATACGGCACCCACGACGGTTACTATGAGGTTACCCGAGTACAACGCCGGGATAGTGGATGGAGGACGATCATACGGTTAATCATCAGAC AATGTTCGGCTTGCCAATTCATCGGTGCATCGTCCGATTGTACCGATCTCGGTTCACCTACGACGACGTGTAAATGTTATAACGGAGGAGTTTGTCCAAGTACTTTTGGAGGAACAGACGATTGGAAATGTGTTTGTCCATTAGGGTTTTATGGAAAGCGATGCGCAACAG TTTACCCAGGAAATATCCGAATCGGTCCACCAGCTAAAGGTCTAACATGCCGCGACCTGGATAAAGGCATATCACGTGACTGCCGGGGTGTACTTTTCTGCTATGCTGACCCATTAGGATGTCTCTGTGCTCGCGGTTACTGGGGAGAGAAATGCGATAGAG TGTGTCCTAATGGACGATTTGGAGCAAGTTGTCTTCAACGCTGTAACTGTGTTGGACCTTGGGACAGCTGCGATCCTAAAACTGGCGTCTGTAAGTCAGGGCAGTGCAAGACAGGGTTTGACGGCGCAAATTGTCAAGTAGTTGAATAG